The genomic window TCGTTGAATAGCTGAACTCTTTATTAACGTTGAGGAAATATTGCACACTTTTTTCCAAGGCCAATGGCGTATAGCCTAACTAGTGCGTTTACTGAAAAGAAGTACAAATCACGAAGCGCACATTTTAACAAGCAAAACTACCGTATTTGGGGATTGGAAAACTCGTACGTGATCGCCGAAAAACCAACTCCCCTTCAGGAAGCGACagtttggtacgaattttgaaGAGGCATCATTTACCCATGTTTCTTTGAAAATACTCTTTGAAACGTCATTTCCATCAAGCGCTACAGAGGCATTATTAACGATTATGTGGCGGGGAAATTGAAGGCATGCGCTTGGACTAACTTTGGCTATAGTAGGATGGCGCGCCATCccaaaatcaatattttacacTCCGTCTAGGCGATGCCAAGTGGTCACCTCGGAGCTCGGAATAATCCACGAAAGATTCAGCACCTTAAGGGGAATATCAAGTAAGCTATTGATAGAACCAGAAACTGTCACTTGGAAAATTAGGTTAACAGCATACGTTGCTACAAATTAAgtttccacggcagtcggttctccattaccgaaacgacccggatttatattcggccaaggatttccactccagcagcattccccgtatgtaagtatggggaatgtttatgctgctacaacaaattGAGCCGAGGCATCCACATGAATAAAATCGTGTTCCATTAATGATCGGAATGTTTGTTCTTTCGAATAAACCCTAGCGTAATAATAAAAAGTGTGCCAACCAGTTTAATGTAGGTACATTTGAAGTTTCCTTATTtccctttttgaaattttttttttttttaatattatatatactgcGAACGAACGTCATTCATTATACTATGGAATCATGattctaattattatttattattgaatcatgctaTGGAATTAACCAAAAAttatacagaaaaaaattgatatttgattttttagaaatttcaaaaataaaccaTAAATGGGAATCCATGTATAAACTACTCATTTACACTATTATATAATTCAGCTAGCCCATTtacaagaaatttatttatttacctttgGTGCCGGACAGGTTTTCACTGTGATCAGCCATCCACTTATATTTGGGACGACTACCATCACGAGTTGGTGGCAAATCGGTCTGTAATTAAATGATAATGCAAGTAAAAGGCTAAGCAGAAAGTGTATTTTTGTACCTTGTAATGCATCCAACCGTACCAGTCAGCGGGTATTTGGGAACCGTCATATTCCAAATTTAAATGATCCGCATATTCCACCCAGCGATTGCGGCCATAAAAGTAGTACGGATTTTCATAATACCTGTTGCCATACTTATCTGTACCTACGAGTGTTCCAATTTTTAGATCATCATacctaaaatataaaattattacttattttgAACCAATTGTTCGATATTGATGGCTGTCGCTTATATAAGCGCGAGGGATATATTAACCAAATATCACTGACCTGTACATCTTCATATAGGCTTGCTTAATTCCACCTGATTGGCGGatcatttgaaatattttaccgAGCCGATCTAGGCCTAAATACTTCGCCATCGTTACCTAATCaattttgagtaaataaattatattttcaaaagaaaatattcggCAAAACTTGTCCATACCTTAACGCAATGTAAGCGATTTGATGTCAAAAACAGCTGGTTTTCCGTCAATCAGTTTGGAAAGTTATTACAACAATACAATTATCGAGAGCAGACAATCGATAATTTTATGTCAAACGTTTAGAGAATATGATAATGCTATACTCCCACGCCACATAATTCATTCCTTTATAATATGCGAACTACTTTGATTCCTCGGCGCATTTGAAATTCTCTTTGGCAGCTATTTATTGGTAATGGGGCAAAAAGTAAGTTACAACTAAGATTCTGGTATTTTGAATGTGAATATTGTATTAATTAATTCATTCCATTTTCCGTGAATAAGCAAAAGTGTAGTTTCCAA from Anastrepha ludens isolate Willacy chromosome 5, idAnaLude1.1, whole genome shotgun sequence includes these protein-coding regions:
- the LOC128864184 gene encoding probable NADH dehydrogenase [ubiquinone] 1 alpha subcomplex subunit 12, producing the protein MAKYLGLDRLGKIFQMIRQSGGIKQAYMKMYRYDDLKIGTLVGTDKYGNRYYENPYYFYGRNRWVEYADHLNLEYDGSQIPADWYGWMHYKTDLPPTRDGSRPKYKWMADHSENLSGTKEQYMPYSTTTPKIEAWDPKKSK